The Hemicordylus capensis ecotype Gifberg chromosome 6, rHemCap1.1.pri, whole genome shotgun sequence genome window below encodes:
- the LOC128330227 gene encoding toll-like receptor 13: MSHFSPFSLMLYALLALFTWSPWGADSFGFRHCILSPNTPGLAFCASQAITNLSRATSRLPNSTHWLNASHNLVEVLPFKAFSHLPHLLELYLDHNQISTIESNAFQSLVDLEVLDLSQNQLASVGATILAKLSKLRELHLGHNKITTLHPKSLMFQVALHKLHLPSNDLSMFQEVTTAVEGLLNLTFLNLDYNHISAPCAGPDRITLPILRNLSLNSNGISRLDLSNCSFPSLQQLNLTFNNMSEVKAESFQATPALVELSLDMNPLNVSQLINVSLPNLTMLHLSSLNPSLNDSLPEACSVFQNLPSLTSLDIKHSNIKSFNLNYLGSCTNLTWLDLSTTQYKYLDNGVFNKFQKLEFLSLDRCKVLKLRSSAWGQQMQLRTLILKRNSISQLNESVFRPLTKLSYLDLSKNHLTNLKSKSFMGMRALRELIMQGCQVTAVTRDTFNYARKMEFLDLRDNSIQRLKDYAFEKLNHLETLLLSGNKILSVQTRAFYGLTSLRVLSLGHNLLYKLAHTSFVKLKKLETLDLSHNNLFTYQKYDYPSPFVGLYSLWKLDLSFQKPMQTICPPKKLFQGLENLQHLSLKGNPSLLFVNISFVNLTGLKSLDLSEITPSKEGFWRPHPNIFQGLSNLSQLQIEDNSFKDLPEQIFSGLTALEQLSLSKNNLKNISKKLLGGLSALKYLDASGNFLTCSCENVWFQNWSVSEPNIQVAWLGSYNCFSSSFNTYRFVDEDLSFCFESWGIYLFAITTVVTLLLLLSSLINAKFGWTLRHAYYLLRGWGYRQLHQKEQDYQYDAYISCCGQDHEWVVKNLLGKLEEEEEPYFRLCFGPRDFAPGDYYMDNVQNGISQSRKTLCLVSNNYLENEWCSLEIQLACSKIYYHGEDPLVVVFMEEIPNYRLSPYHRLRKLIKQESYLSWPEDPEAENLFWTRLREALNSTEQERGVPLFNVIE; the protein is encoded by the exons ATGTCTCATTTCAGCCCTTTCTCCTTGATGCTCTATGCATTATTAGCCCTTTTCACATGGTCCCCCTGGGGTGCTGATTCTTTTGGGTTCAGACACTGTATCCTTTCTCCCAACACACCAGGCCTTGCTTTCTGTGCTTCCCAGGCCATCACCAACCTAAGCCGTGCTACCTCTCGTCTGCCCAATTCCACTCATTGGCTCAACGCCTCCCACAACTTAGTGGAGGTTCTGCCCTTCAAGGCCTTTTCCCACCTCCCTCATTTGTTGGAACTGTATTTGGACCATAACCAGATATCAACCATTGAGTCCAATGCCTTTCAAAGCTTGGTGGACCTGGAGGTCCTTGACTTGAGCCAGAACCAGCTGGCTTCCGTGGGGGCCACCATATTGGCCAAACTGAGCAAGCTACGCGAGCTTCACTTGGGGCACAACAAAATCACCACACTGCACCCCAAGTCCCTCATGTTCCAGGTGGCTCTCCACAAACTCCACCTGCCCTCCAATGATCTCTCCATGTTTCAAGAGGTCACAACAGCTGTGGAAGGTTTGCTCAACCTCACATTCCTGAATCTGGATTACAACCATATTTCCGCACCATGTGCAGGTCCTGACCGGATCACTTTGCCTATCCTGAGGAATCTCAGCTTAAACAGCAATGGCATTTCAAGGCTGGACTTGTCCAATTGCTCCTTTCCTAGCTTGCAGCAACTGAACCTAACCTTTAACAACATGTCAGAAGTGAAGGCTGAATCCTTCCAAGCCACTCCTGCCTTGGTGGAGTTGTCCTTGGACATGAACCCCTTAAACGTCTCCCAGCTTATCAATGTGTCTCTTCCTAACTTGACGATGTTGCACTTGTCTAGTCTGAATCCATCATTAAACGACAGCCTGCCAGAAGCTTGCTCTGTTTTCCAGAATCTCCCATCCTTGACTTCTTTGGACATCAAGCATTCcaatattaaatcttttaatttgaACTACTTGGGTTCCTGTACTAACCTCACATGGCTGGATCTGTCTACTACACAGTACAAGTATCTAGATAATGGGGTTTTCAACAAGTTTCAGAAATTGGAGTTCCTCTCGCTGGACAGGTGCAAAGTACTGAAACTCCGCTCTAGTGCCTGGGGGCAACAGATGCAGCTACGTACTCTAATCCTGAAGAGGAATTCTATATCCCAGTTGAATGAGAGCGTCTTCAGACCTTTGACAAAACTGAGTTATTTGGATCTGTCAAAGAACCACCTGACCAACCTCAAGTCAAAATCCTTTATGGGTATGAGGGCATTGCGGGAACTCATCATGCAGGGCTGTCAGGTCACAGCTGTTACCCGTGACACCTTTAATTATGCTCGCAAAATGGAGTTTTTGGACTTAAGGGACAATAGCATCCAACGACTGAAGGACTATGCCTTTGAAAAGCTCAACCACTTGGAAACCCTCCTGCTTTCAGGAAACAAAATCCTCTCAGTCCAAACTCGTGCTTTTTATGGACTCACCTCCCTGAGAGTCCTCTCTCTGGGTCATAATTTGCTTTACAAGCTGGCTCATACAAGTTTTGTAAAACTCAAAAAACTGGAAACCTTGGACCTCAGTCACAACAATCTCTTTACTTACCAAAAGTATGATTATCCTAGCCCCTTTGTTGGCCTCTACTCCCTCTGGAAATTGGACCTCAGTTTTCAGAAGCCTATGCAGACCATCTGCCCCCCAAAGAAACTCTTCCAAGGCCTGGAGAATCTCCAGCACCTCTCCTTGAAGGGCAACCCTAGCCTCTTGTTCGTCAACATCTCCTTTGTCAACCTGACTGGCCTGAAGTCCCTAGACCTCTCTGAAATCACCCCAAGTAAGGAAGGCTTTTGGAGACCCCATCCAAATATCTTCCAAGGTCTGAGTAACCTAAGTCAACTCCAGATAGAAGACAACTCCTTTAAGGACCTGCCTGAACAAATCTTTTCTGGTTTGACAGCTCTAGAGCAGCTGTCCTTGAGCAAGAACAACCTGAAGAACATCAGTAAAAAGTTGCTTGGTGGACTCTCAGCTCTAAAATatctggatgcctctgggaacttCCTTACTTGTTCCTGTGAGAATGTATGGTTCCAGAATTGGTCTGTGTCTGAACCAAACATCCAGGTGGCCTGGCTGGGCTCCTATAATTGCTTTAGCTCCAGCTTCAACACTTATCGCTTTGTTGATGAAGACCTGTCCTTCTGCTTTGAGAGTTGGGGAATATACTTGTTCGCTATCACCACAGTAGTCACTCTCTTGCTCCTGCTTAGTTCTTTGATCAATGCCAAGTTTGGATGGACCCTGAGGCATGCTTACTATCTCCTGAGGGGCTGGGGATACAGGCAACTGCACCAGAAAGAACAGGACTATCAATATGATGCCTACATTTCTTGTTGTGGGCAGGACCATGAATGGGTGGTAAAGAATCTCCTGGGAAAgctggaagaagaggaggagcccTACTTCCGGCTCTGTTTTGGGCCTAGAGATTTTGCCCCTGGAGACTATTACATGGACAACGTGCAGAATGGAATAAGCCAAAGCCGCAAGACCTTGTGCCTAGTGAGCAACAATTACCTGGAAAACGAGTGGTGCTCACTGGAAATCCAACTTGCTTGTTCCAAGATCTACTACCATGGGGAGGACCCACTGGTTGTGGTCTTTATGGAAGAAATCCCTAACTACAG GTTGTCTCCCTATCATCGCCTGAGGAAACTAATTAAGCAAGAGAGCTACCTCTCATGGCCTGAGGACCCAGAGGCTGAGAATCTCTTCTGGACCAGACTGCGTGAGGCCCTGAACTCTACAGAGCAAGAGCGAGGTGTCCCATTATTCAATGTAATCGAGTAA